Proteins encoded by one window of Vampirovibrionales bacterium:
- a CDS encoding elongation factor Ts, translating into MMAITAEQVKELREKTGAGMMDAKNALVEAGGDMDKASELLRQKGLATASKKGGRQTAEGQVIAAIAPDGASGALLEINCETDFVARGDAFVALAKSLSEQALQQMPADASSFLAAPGVQDQVTQSVAQIKENITVRRLVSYQLTGGGVIHAYIHTGGKIGVMVELACTQSANAPQGEFRQLAKDICMQIASAGADYVTTEEIPQDVVEEEKRIELGKDDLQNKPMEIREKIVAGRVAKLMSQRVLIEQPFVKDPSVTIGDLLKREGEKMGGLVSVTRFTRFVLGEGVEKKSANFAEEVMAQLR; encoded by the coding sequence ATCATGGCGATTACGGCTGAACAGGTTAAAGAACTGCGCGAAAAAACCGGCGCGGGGATGATGGACGCGAAAAACGCCCTCGTCGAAGCGGGCGGCGATATGGACAAAGCCAGCGAATTGCTGCGCCAAAAAGGCCTGGCGACGGCCAGCAAAAAAGGCGGCCGCCAAACCGCTGAAGGTCAGGTGATTGCCGCCATCGCCCCGGACGGCGCCAGCGGCGCGCTGCTGGAAATCAACTGCGAAACCGATTTCGTTGCGCGCGGCGATGCCTTTGTCGCCCTTGCCAAAAGCCTGTCGGAACAAGCGCTCCAGCAAATGCCCGCCGATGCGTCGAGCTTTCTGGCCGCTCCCGGCGTGCAGGATCAAGTGACGCAAAGCGTCGCCCAGATTAAAGAAAACATCACCGTGCGGCGTCTGGTCAGCTACCAGCTCACCGGCGGCGGCGTGATTCATGCCTATATTCACACCGGCGGTAAAATCGGCGTTATGGTCGAGTTGGCTTGCACCCAGAGCGCCAACGCCCCGCAAGGCGAGTTCCGCCAACTCGCTAAAGATATCTGCATGCAGATCGCCAGCGCCGGCGCAGATTACGTCACCACTGAAGAAATTCCCCAGGACGTGGTGGAAGAAGAAAAACGCATTGAGCTGGGCAAAGACGATCTCCAGAACAAACCGATGGAGATTCGCGAAAAGATTGTCGCCGGTCGCGTCGCCAAACTCATGAGCCAGCGCGTCCTGATCGAGCAGCCTTTCGTCAAGGACCCCAGCGTCACTATCGGCGACCTGCTGAAGCGCGAAGGCGAGAAAATGGGCGGACTGGTCAGCGTTACGCGCTTTACCCGCTTTGTGCTGGGCGAAGGCGTCGAGAAGAAATCCGCCAATTTTGCTGAAGAAGTAATGGCCCAATTACGCTAG
- a CDS encoding SIS domain-containing protein gives MPLTPIRLLSEIKEQPALLREILAAQPERLTRHAAIPLDKTRLIGVAEGSSRHALDIAAPFLETCIGLPFVTRGPEDLLERQTIAQAIAPQREPRDPAAFYLFVSQSGETASVLRAAQWLFPQAAPAPLGAAAQALSVTNHEQSSLARRFGNHVLIGAGEERSIAATKTLTATLMTLLLWGAAVGRSLRRLTPDAYDKTLAQLAAVPDQIDALLSEAPMAALQRFTHKLIEVNHFVLISKGPTTLILPEAGLKLTETSSNIVYTDNAESFKHGPKVILSGVNGHHPNAIYLTPTDATLADELYRDARSHFWRDLAGESPQRAFEDDRVFFIRFENSPTLPTEFAAQWPISADRLLTLPACGLIDSLFVSLVAFQLISYHLAALKGENPDNPTLQKAVTE, from the coding sequence ATGCCCCTGACGCCCATTCGACTCCTCAGCGAAATCAAGGAACAACCCGCCCTGCTGCGCGAGATTCTCGCCGCACAACCGGAGCGCCTGACGCGTCATGCGGCAATTCCGCTGGACAAAACCCGCCTGATTGGCGTCGCCGAAGGCTCCAGCCGACACGCGCTCGATATTGCCGCGCCCTTTCTGGAAACCTGCATCGGCTTGCCCTTCGTCACCCGAGGGCCGGAAGACCTGCTCGAACGCCAGACCATCGCCCAGGCCATTGCGCCGCAACGCGAACCGCGCGATCCGGCGGCCTTTTACCTGTTTGTCTCCCAGTCGGGCGAAACAGCCAGCGTCCTGCGGGCCGCGCAATGGCTGTTTCCGCAGGCCGCGCCTGCGCCGTTGGGCGCTGCGGCTCAAGCCCTCAGCGTGACCAATCACGAGCAATCGTCGCTGGCGCGGCGCTTTGGCAATCATGTCCTCATCGGCGCAGGGGAAGAGCGCTCTATCGCCGCAACCAAGACGCTTACCGCCACGCTGATGACCCTCTTGCTCTGGGGCGCCGCCGTTGGCCGCTCGCTGCGACGCCTGACGCCGGACGCTTACGATAAAACGCTCGCGCAACTCGCCGCCGTGCCGGATCAAATTGACGCGCTTCTGAGTGAGGCGCCCATGGCGGCGCTCCAGCGATTTACGCATAAACTGATTGAGGTTAACCACTTCGTACTCATCTCAAAAGGCCCCACCACGCTGATTTTGCCAGAAGCCGGGCTGAAACTCACTGAAACGTCTAGCAATATCGTCTATACCGATAACGCCGAAAGCTTCAAACACGGCCCCAAAGTGATTCTGTCGGGGGTGAACGGGCATCACCCCAATGCTATTTACCTGACGCCGACAGACGCGACGCTGGCTGATGAGCTGTATCGGGATGCGCGCAGCCATTTTTGGCGCGATCTGGCGGGAGAATCGCCGCAGCGAGCCTTTGAAGACGATCGCGTGTTCTTCATCCGCTTCGAGAACAGTCCCACCCTGCCGACGGAATTCGCGGCGCAGTGGCCCATTAGCGCCGATCGCCTGCTGACGCTGCCCGCCTGCGGATTAATTGACAGCTTGTTCGTGTCTCTGGTGGCGTTTCAGCTTATCAGTTATCACCTGGCCGCGCTCAAAGGCGAAAACCCGGATAACCCCACGCTACAAAAAGCCGTTACGGAGTAA
- a CDS encoding rubrerythrin family protein, translated as MPELKGSQTEKNLLKAFAGESQARNRYTYFSSQAKKEGLIQIAAVFEETANHEREHAKRFFKFLQGGMLEITATFPAGIIGSTADNLRAAAAGEHEEWEILYPGFAQCARDEGFSGIATVFDSICRAEQFHERRYLALLENVIEQSVFKKAQPVQWRCRNCGLIHEGPEAPGACPACAHPQAHFELWEHNWL; from the coding sequence ATGCCGGAACTCAAGGGATCGCAAACCGAGAAAAACCTGCTCAAAGCCTTTGCGGGCGAATCGCAGGCGCGGAATCGCTATACATATTTTTCATCTCAGGCCAAAAAAGAAGGCCTGATCCAGATTGCCGCCGTGTTTGAAGAAACCGCCAATCATGAACGCGAACACGCCAAGCGGTTTTTCAAGTTTCTGCAAGGCGGCATGCTGGAAATTACGGCGACATTTCCCGCAGGCATTATCGGATCGACGGCGGATAACCTGAGGGCAGCCGCCGCAGGCGAGCATGAAGAATGGGAGATTCTGTATCCCGGTTTTGCGCAGTGCGCGCGCGATGAGGGATTCTCTGGCATCGCCACGGTGTTCGACAGTATCTGCCGGGCGGAACAATTCCATGAGCGGCGCTATCTGGCGCTGCTGGAAAACGTCATCGAGCAAAGCGTCTTTAAAAAGGCCCAGCCCGTGCAATGGCGCTGCCGTAACTGCGGATTAATTCACGAGGGGCCTGAAGCGCCCGGCGCCTGCCCGGCCTGCGCGCATCCGCAAGCGCACTTTGAGCTATGGGAGCATAACTGGCTCTAG
- the rpsB gene encoding 30S ribosomal protein S2, giving the protein MPVASLEELMEAGVHFGHQTNRWNPKMKPYIWGERNGIYIIDLTQTTHMLDAAYEFLKTAASKGKKIVFVGTKKQATDIVEEEARRAGVFYINRRWLGGTLTNFEIIRTRINKLRELEEMRDNGHFERLPKKEVSMLMRQLAKLEKTLGGVKDMRGMPDILFIVDQRRESLAVEEAQKIGIPIVSIVDTNCDPSSATYAIPGNDDAIRAIRLITGRLADAILEGRQERERHLASLGKQQRPGDEDAATPEDAPQQAQATVAEASSPEPAPAEAQEPEKEEEGPSASELAAAALKRAYGGDDEA; this is encoded by the coding sequence ATGCCTGTCGCCTCGTTAGAAGAACTTATGGAAGCCGGCGTTCATTTCGGCCACCAGACCAACCGCTGGAATCCCAAAATGAAACCCTATATCTGGGGCGAGCGCAACGGCATTTACATCATTGATCTGACGCAAACCACCCACATGCTCGATGCGGCCTACGAGTTCCTGAAAACCGCTGCCAGCAAGGGTAAAAAGATTGTCTTCGTCGGCACCAAAAAACAGGCGACCGACATTGTGGAAGAAGAAGCCCGCCGCGCCGGCGTCTTCTACATCAACCGCCGCTGGCTGGGCGGCACGCTCACCAATTTTGAGATTATTCGCACGCGTATCAACAAGCTGCGCGAACTGGAAGAAATGCGCGATAACGGCCACTTTGAGCGCCTGCCCAAAAAAGAAGTCTCCATGCTGATGCGCCAGCTCGCCAAGCTGGAAAAAACGCTGGGCGGCGTCAAGGATATGCGCGGCATGCCCGATATTCTGTTCATCGTCGACCAGCGTCGCGAGTCTCTGGCGGTCGAAGAAGCCCAGAAAATCGGCATCCCGATTGTCAGCATCGTGGATACCAACTGCGATCCGAGTTCGGCGACCTATGCGATTCCGGGCAACGATGACGCCATTCGCGCCATCCGCCTGATCACGGGCCGCCTGGCCGACGCGATTCTCGAAGGCCGTCAGGAGCGCGAACGTCATCTGGCTTCGCTGGGCAAGCAACAACGCCCCGGCGATGAAGATGCGGCGACGCCGGAAGACGCGCCTCAACAGGCGCAGGCCACGGTTGCGGAAGCCTCCTCCCCGGAGCCCGCCCCTGCCGAAGCACAGGAACCCGAAAAAGAAGAGGAAGGCCCTAGCGCTTCTGAGCTGGCGGCTGCGGCCCTCAAACGCGCCTATGGCGGCGACGACGAGGCCTAA
- the tsaB gene encoding tRNA (adenosine(37)-N6)-threonylcarbamoyltransferase complex dimerization subunit type 1 TsaB — translation MAEMRALLLDTAGATLMAAIAVNGEILARLCEESPSQRYHSAALAAKLRTMLESLALTPQDLTALAVHIGPGSFTGLRTGLTTARVMGQFLPLTCYAFTAFDLLRAAQPPDDAPLGIALDALQGRAYAAICDASGAWRQPPALVTLDAWRDSLPAGARALISASLASAWDDSTGERRRMQPIESLGLFTPQLMMDLVTRGAPSTPWGELLPLYLQSPNITLRADASSKKPPA, via the coding sequence ATGGCTGAGATGCGCGCGCTTTTACTCGACACCGCAGGCGCAACGTTGATGGCGGCTATTGCTGTCAACGGCGAGATTCTCGCCCGGCTTTGCGAAGAATCTCCCTCCCAGCGCTACCATTCGGCGGCGCTGGCCGCGAAACTGCGGACCATGCTGGAATCGCTTGCCCTGACGCCGCAGGATCTGACGGCGCTGGCCGTCCACATCGGCCCGGGCAGCTTCACCGGCCTGCGGACCGGCCTGACGACGGCGCGCGTCATGGGCCAGTTTCTGCCGCTGACGTGTTATGCCTTTACGGCCTTTGATCTGCTGCGAGCCGCCCAACCCCCGGACGATGCGCCGCTGGGCATTGCGCTGGACGCCTTGCAAGGGCGCGCCTATGCCGCCATTTGCGATGCCTCGGGCGCGTGGCGTCAACCGCCGGCGCTGGTGACCCTCGACGCGTGGCGCGATAGTCTGCCTGCCGGAGCCCGCGCGCTGATTTCGGCGTCGCTGGCGAGCGCGTGGGACGATTCCACTGGCGAGCGCCGGCGCATGCAGCCCATAGAGTCGCTGGGCCTGTTTACGCCGCAACTCATGATGGACCTTGTGACGCGCGGGGCCCCGTCGACGCCCTGGGGCGAGCTGCTGCCGCTGTACCTGCAATCCCCCAATATTACGCTGCGCGCGGATGCCTCGTCGAAGAAGCCCCCCGCTTGA
- a CDS encoding UMP kinase gives MPTAQPLRFKRILLKISGEALMGDQGFGINPDVVSMVAAEVASLTAMGVEIAIVVGGGNIFRGLQASSKIGIDRAAADYVGMLATIMNALILQGMLKKSGVDTRMLSAIDINRVAEPYIRLRAIRHLEKGRVVIFGGGTGNPFFSTDTTAALRAAEINAEAILMAKNGVDGVYDKDPRQHDDAQKFDTLTYDEVLIRGLKVMDATAVSLCKDTRLPLLVFDFNEPHAIRKILQGEKLGTFIGV, from the coding sequence ATGCCAACCGCCCAGCCCCTGCGCTTCAAGCGCATCCTGCTCAAAATCAGCGGCGAGGCCTTGATGGGCGATCAGGGCTTTGGCATTAACCCCGACGTGGTGAGTATGGTCGCCGCCGAAGTCGCCTCCCTGACGGCCATGGGCGTGGAAATCGCCATTGTGGTGGGCGGGGGCAATATTTTTCGGGGCCTGCAAGCCAGCTCCAAAATCGGCATTGATCGCGCCGCCGCCGATTACGTCGGCATGCTGGCGACCATCATGAATGCGCTGATTCTCCAGGGGATGCTCAAAAAATCCGGCGTGGACACGCGCATGCTCAGCGCCATCGACATTAACCGCGTGGCGGAACCCTATATTCGACTGCGCGCCATCCGGCATCTGGAAAAAGGCCGCGTGGTGATTTTTGGCGGCGGCACCGGCAATCCGTTTTTCTCAACCGATACGACTGCCGCCCTGCGCGCCGCGGAAATCAACGCCGAAGCGATTCTCATGGCCAAAAACGGCGTCGATGGCGTCTACGATAAAGACCCGCGCCAGCACGACGACGCGCAGAAGTTCGACACGCTGACCTATGACGAAGTGCTGATTCGCGGCCTGAAGGTGATGGACGCAACGGCTGTTTCGCTGTGCAAGGATACGCGTCTGCCGCTGCTGGTGTTTGACTTTAACGAGCCGCACGCCATCCGTAAAATCCTGCAGGGCGAAAAGCTGGGCACGTTTATCGGCGTCTGA
- the accB gene encoding acetyl-CoA carboxylase biotin carboxyl carrier protein: MDVDIAKIRELAALAREEKLAELSVSDGPQSVTIKVVADPSTALTIVPPAPVAAYGPPVLPAAPPAASPPPAAAPAAPASESRYTPITSPMVGTFYGSPSPDADAFVSVGQRVSVGQKLCIIEAMKMMNELESDVTGVIVSIEAVNGQPVEFGQTLMLIDPA, translated from the coding sequence ATGGATGTTGATATCGCCAAAATCCGTGAACTCGCCGCCTTGGCCCGCGAAGAAAAACTCGCGGAACTGAGCGTCAGCGACGGGCCGCAAAGCGTTACCATCAAAGTTGTCGCCGATCCCTCGACAGCGCTGACCATTGTCCCGCCCGCGCCTGTCGCCGCCTACGGTCCGCCGGTCCTTCCCGCTGCGCCGCCAGCAGCGTCGCCGCCCCCCGCCGCCGCGCCTGCCGCCCCGGCCAGCGAGTCGCGCTACACGCCCATCACCTCGCCGATGGTGGGGACGTTTTACGGCTCGCCGTCGCCGGACGCTGACGCCTTTGTCAGCGTGGGTCAGCGCGTGAGCGTCGGCCAGAAGCTCTGCATTATTGAAGCCATGAAGATGATGAACGAGTTAGAATCTGACGTAACGGGCGTTATCGTCTCCATTGAGGCTGTGAATGGTCAGCCGGTGGAGTTCGGCCAAACGCTGATGCTCATCGACCCCGCGTGA
- the efp gene encoding elongation factor P codes for MISTNDFKTGITIELDNGVWQVIEFLHVKPGKGSAFVRSKLKNVETGQVVEKTFRAGEKVASAHVERKEMQYLYNDGETYTFMDLRSFDQLALSKTQIGSGVIYLKEEMVISVLDHDGRIIGVDVPNFVELVVSETPPPEKGNTASGGTKPATLETGAQVQVPFFVQTGDKVRVDTRTNAYLDRV; via the coding sequence ATGATTTCCACCAACGACTTCAAAACCGGCATCACCATCGAGCTGGATAATGGCGTCTGGCAGGTGATTGAATTTTTGCACGTCAAACCGGGCAAAGGCTCGGCCTTTGTGCGGTCCAAGCTTAAAAACGTAGAAACCGGCCAGGTGGTTGAAAAAACCTTCCGCGCTGGCGAAAAAGTCGCATCAGCGCACGTTGAGCGCAAAGAGATGCAGTATCTCTACAACGACGGCGAAACCTACACCTTTATGGACCTGCGCAGCTTTGATCAGCTCGCGCTCAGCAAGACCCAGATCGGCAGCGGCGTCATTTACCTTAAGGAAGAAATGGTCATCAGCGTGCTGGATCACGACGGGCGCATCATTGGCGTCGACGTGCCCAACTTCGTTGAGCTGGTGGTGAGCGAAACCCCGCCGCCCGAAAAGGGCAATACCGCTTCCGGCGGTACCAAGCCCGCCACGCTGGAGACCGGCGCTCAGGTCCAGGTACCCTTTTTCGTACAAACGGGTGATAAAGTCCGCGTCGATACGCGCACCAACGCGTATCTCGATCGCGTGTAA
- a CDS encoding guanine deaminase, translated as MRGLPTRRLNVYRAPILQSLSPSQLEFWPDGALAMDDNGMILACGPWQTIVPQVQGGDMSLTVFPKGSLILPGLIDLHTHLPQLPVAGRPRAGLLDWLESVVYPAESRFCEERYARQTIHWFFRELLSHGITTAGVLLTTHSQAARVAFETADQMGNRVVMGLTLMDGHGPGSLIRPADALLRDADSLCRTWHGHEKNRIRYAFCPRYALACSPDLLRGTARLLEQHPGAFCHTHLAEQRDEVAAVRDAFPDAASYTDVYHQAGLLGDHTLLAHAIHLNEAEFDAIQAAHARVIHCPSANLFLKSGRFRWGEARGRDIRVGLGSDVGAGPSLNMLGVMRDALTIQSDPHGGAAPDAPTVEELFYAATLGAADALGSSDRLGSLKPGKEADFIVLNLSARSSLPGDLLQQPAHDLLASLIWLGDERLVSKTFVRGQEVYPQNEGLIFGI; from the coding sequence ATGAGAGGCCTTCCCACGCGACGCCTCAACGTCTATCGCGCGCCCATTCTTCAAAGTCTGTCGCCCTCGCAGCTAGAGTTCTGGCCCGATGGCGCGCTGGCAATGGACGACAATGGCATGATTCTGGCCTGTGGGCCGTGGCAAACGATTGTGCCGCAAGTCCAGGGCGGCGATATGAGCCTGACCGTCTTCCCCAAAGGCTCGCTGATCCTGCCGGGACTGATTGACCTGCATACGCATCTGCCGCAATTGCCGGTGGCGGGACGGCCGCGCGCCGGGCTGCTCGACTGGCTGGAGTCCGTGGTGTACCCAGCCGAAAGCCGATTTTGCGAAGAGCGTTACGCTCGGCAGACGATTCACTGGTTTTTTCGCGAACTGTTGTCGCACGGCATCACGACTGCGGGCGTCTTGCTGACGACGCATTCGCAGGCCGCTCGCGTGGCGTTTGAAACCGCCGATCAGATGGGCAATCGCGTCGTCATGGGCCTCACGCTGATGGATGGCCATGGGCCCGGCAGTCTGATCCGTCCGGCGGACGCCCTTTTACGAGACGCCGACAGCTTGTGCCGCACCTGGCACGGGCATGAGAAGAACCGTATCCGCTATGCCTTCTGTCCGCGCTATGCGCTGGCCTGCTCGCCGGATTTACTGCGCGGGACGGCGCGCTTGCTTGAACAGCATCCGGGCGCCTTCTGTCATACGCATCTGGCGGAACAGCGTGACGAGGTGGCGGCGGTGCGCGACGCCTTCCCCGACGCGGCTTCTTATACAGACGTATACCATCAGGCCGGACTGCTGGGCGATCACACGCTGCTTGCGCATGCGATTCATTTGAACGAGGCGGAATTTGACGCGATTCAGGCGGCGCATGCGCGCGTGATCCATTGCCCGAGCGCCAATCTGTTTCTTAAAAGCGGGCGTTTCCGCTGGGGCGAGGCCCGAGGGCGCGACATCCGGGTCGGGCTGGGGTCTGACGTCGGCGCCGGGCCGTCTCTCAACATGCTGGGCGTGATGCGCGATGCGCTGACCATCCAGAGCGATCCGCACGGCGGCGCTGCGCCGGATGCGCCCACGGTTGAAGAACTCTTTTACGCGGCCACGCTGGGCGCCGCCGACGCGCTGGGCTCTTCGGATCGGCTGGGGTCGCTCAAGCCCGGAAAAGAAGCGGACTTTATCGTGCTGAATCTCTCGGCGCGCTCGTCGCTGCCGGGCGATTTACTGCAACAACCCGCGCACGACCTGCTGGCGTCGCTCATCTGGCTGGGAGACGAGCGCCTGGTGTCCAAAACCTTCGTCCGCGGTCAAGAAGTCTATCCGCAAAACGAAGGCCTGATTTTCGGGATTTAG
- a CDS encoding aspartate ammonia-lyase produces the protein MTTQTPQPTAFRQEKDSLGLRDVPADAYYGVQALRGCENFPISGVTPPQAYPHAIRAYGWIKKAAARANAELGLIPQDFGDALMRAADEMIAGQFDDQFIVDVYQGGTGTSNHMNANEILSNRATELLGGQKGEYRVNPNDHANYGQSTNDVTPTMMRLTFLSMHGPLMQSVRTFQAAFERKAEAFKNILIAGRTHMQDAVPLTMGQQFGAYAHAIEDAGDNIERASERLNAIGLGASALGTGINTHPRYRELVTRYLAEYSGFNLRMARDYFQATSSFGLFSDYSAALRSLAIELEKIAHDLKLYSSGPCTGIAELALPSKQPGSSIMPGKVNPIYPELMDQLSYIVQGNDHTIALCAQNGQWQLNVMMPTILLKMTECQKILTNALPVFARECIDGLVVNEALASERIERSTLLLTALNPYIGYAAAADIAKKVLGEGMTIRDAALKLGVKENNGKPLTAERLDQLLSVTAMTEPSEPIT, from the coding sequence ATGACGACCCAGACCCCCCAGCCAACCGCTTTTCGCCAGGAGAAAGATTCTCTGGGCTTACGAGACGTACCCGCAGACGCCTATTACGGCGTGCAGGCCCTTCGCGGCTGCGAAAACTTCCCGATTTCTGGCGTGACGCCGCCGCAGGCCTACCCGCATGCGATTCGCGCCTATGGCTGGATTAAAAAAGCGGCTGCGCGCGCCAACGCCGAACTCGGCCTGATTCCCCAAGACTTCGGCGACGCCTTGATGCGCGCCGCTGACGAGATGATCGCCGGTCAATTCGACGATCAATTTATTGTCGACGTCTATCAAGGCGGCACCGGCACCTCGAATCACATGAACGCCAACGAGATTCTCTCCAACCGCGCAACCGAACTGCTGGGCGGTCAAAAGGGCGAGTATCGCGTGAATCCCAACGATCATGCCAATTACGGGCAATCCACCAACGACGTGACGCCAACGATGATGCGTCTGACGTTTCTGTCGATGCACGGCCCGCTGATGCAAAGCGTACGGACGTTTCAAGCGGCGTTTGAGCGCAAGGCCGAGGCGTTTAAAAACATTCTCATCGCCGGGCGCACGCACATGCAAGACGCCGTGCCGCTGACCATGGGCCAGCAGTTTGGCGCGTATGCGCACGCCATTGAAGACGCGGGCGACAATATTGAGCGCGCCAGCGAGCGCCTTAACGCCATTGGTCTGGGCGCTTCGGCGCTGGGGACCGGCATTAATACGCATCCGCGCTATCGCGAGCTGGTGACGCGCTATCTGGCCGAGTACTCGGGCTTCAATCTGCGCATGGCGCGCGATTATTTTCAGGCGACCAGCAGCTTTGGCCTGTTTTCGGATTATTCTGCCGCGTTGCGCAGTCTGGCGATTGAACTGGAGAAAATTGCCCACGATCTCAAGCTGTATTCGTCGGGCCCTTGCACCGGCATCGCGGAACTGGCGCTGCCTTCCAAGCAGCCGGGCTCGTCTATCATGCCGGGCAAAGTGAATCCCATTTACCCCGAACTCATGGACCAGTTGTCGTATATCGTACAGGGCAACGACCATACCATCGCCCTGTGCGCGCAAAACGGCCAATGGCAGCTCAATGTCATGATGCCGACGATCCTGCTGAAAATGACCGAATGCCAGAAAATCCTGACCAATGCCCTGCCCGTGTTCGCGCGCGAGTGTATTGACGGACTGGTCGTAAACGAGGCGCTGGCCAGTGAGCGCATTGAGCGCAGCACGCTGTTACTCACCGCGCTGAATCCGTATATTGGCTACGCCGCCGCCGCCGATATCGCTAAAAAAGTGCTGGGCGAAGGCATGACGATTCGCGACGCCGCGCTCAAACTCGGCGTAAAAGAAAACAATGGCAAGCCCCTGACCGCAGAACGTCTGGATCAGCTCTTGTCGGTCACCGCCATGACGGAACCCAGCGAGCCGATCACTTAA
- the tsaE gene encoding tRNA (adenosine(37)-N6)-threonylcarbamoyltransferase complex ATPase subunit type 1 TsaE yields MTKPFDDALDCARATVSLAGLADLDAFARALAMRLRPGDVVALDGDLGAGKTTLVQALARHLGVSDGVVSPTFVLTHEYRGAPMPVLHADFYRLEDEAAQSLAEEMTAVIAEGRTLVLVEWAKFGPFLAPFVTRSLALSTPDQAASGPENPQQGEARVISLQRHKTSQEPQTLAETQNG; encoded by the coding sequence ATGACAAAACCCTTTGATGACGCCCTTGATTGCGCGCGCGCCACCGTGTCGCTGGCCGGTCTGGCCGATCTCGACGCTTTCGCTCGCGCGCTCGCCATGCGCCTGCGGCCGGGCGACGTCGTGGCGCTCGATGGCGATCTGGGCGCGGGCAAGACCACGCTGGTTCAGGCCCTGGCGCGGCATCTGGGAGTGAGCGACGGGGTCGTCAGCCCCACGTTCGTCTTGACGCATGAGTATCGCGGCGCGCCCATGCCTGTCCTTCATGCCGATTTCTACCGGCTGGAAGACGAGGCCGCGCAAAGCCTGGCCGAAGAGATGACCGCCGTGATCGCCGAAGGCCGTACGCTGGTGCTGGTGGAATGGGCGAAATTCGGGCCGTTTCTGGCGCCGTTTGTCACGCGCTCGCTGGCGCTGTCTACCCCGGATCAGGCGGCTTCAGGACCAGAAAATCCGCAACAGGGAGAAGCGCGGGTGATTTCGCTGCAACGTCATAAGACTTCTCAAGAACCCCAGACGCTGGCGGAGACCCAGAATGGCTGA
- a CDS encoding YihA family ribosome biogenesis GTP-binding protein has protein sequence MKIHVAEFIKSAPSLADAPVMGDAPEIAFVGRSNVGKSSLINCLTGRKNLAKTSNTPGKTRLINYYWIDNAWFLVDLPGYGYARVSKTEQARWQKSLETYLRQNPRLRLIFLLADGRHGFQPNDIQMAQWLRYHDLPTRVALTKADKAAQADLKTHQRAAAELLGLDPQAITLVASPKNQGREAILAQIEAALTP, from the coding sequence GTGAAAATTCACGTCGCTGAATTTATCAAAAGCGCGCCTTCTCTGGCCGATGCGCCTGTGATGGGCGATGCGCCGGAAATCGCCTTTGTCGGCCGCTCCAACGTCGGCAAATCCTCGCTGATTAATTGCCTCACGGGCCGTAAAAATCTGGCGAAGACCTCCAACACGCCCGGCAAAACCCGCCTGATTAACTATTACTGGATTGATAACGCATGGTTTCTGGTTGATCTGCCCGGCTACGGCTATGCGCGCGTTTCAAAAACCGAACAGGCCCGCTGGCAAAAGTCGCTGGAAACCTATCTGCGTCAAAACCCGCGCTTGCGACTGATTTTTCTGCTGGCCGACGGGCGTCATGGGTTTCAGCCAAACGATATCCAGATGGCGCAATGGCTGCGCTATCACGATTTGCCGACGCGCGTGGCGCTGACCAAGGCGGACAAAGCCGCACAAGCCGACCTGAAGACGCATCAACGCGCGGCGGCAGAATTACTCGGCCTTGATCCGCAGGCGATTACGCTGGTCGCCTCGCCGAAGAATCAGGGGCGAGAGGCGATTCTCGCTCAAATTGAGGCGGCGCTTACTCCGTAA